Sequence from the Bubalus kerabau isolate K-KA32 ecotype Philippines breed swamp buffalo chromosome 17, PCC_UOA_SB_1v2, whole genome shotgun sequence genome:
gtaaagaatctgcctgcaatgcaggagacctgggttctatgcctgggttgggaagatcccctggggaagggagtggctacttactcccgtattcttgcctggagagtcccatggacagaggagcctgatgggctacagtctatggggtcacagagagttggacacgactgagcgactaacacactccTCTCATTAGAACACAAGCTCCACGAGGACAGGGACTTTTGTCTCTTGTTCACTGTTGTATCTCTAGTGCCtggaagagtgcctggcacatcccATGGTAGATGCGTGTGTCATTGTAGGAAGGACTGGAAGAGAGATGGATACCCTTGTGGTGGGCAGGTTGGATATCAGTACCCCTAAGAAGGCCTTTCCCCCTTTATCGTTATGTTCTCTAGGCTCAGGACAGCATAGGGCACGATCAGGTGTAgtatgggggcttctcaggtggcacagtggtaaagaatccacctgccaatgtaggagatgcaagagacgcaggttcgatccctgggtccggaagatcccctggagtaggaaatggcaacctgctccagtattcttgcctggagagtcccatagacagaggaaactggtgggctacagtccatggggttgcaaagagtcagacatgactgagcgactgagcacacagcacagagcagCACACCGCACGTGGTGGGACCTGCTGGGTAGAGGGGTAGGAATGGAGGCCTCTCTCCATCTCTGCGCAACCCTGGGCCTGGTCCGGGGGTCCCTGGGCCTGGGACTTAGGCCTGTCTGCCTGTTCGTCTGCAGAGCCACCCTCCATGCGCTTGAAGGCCCGACCCGGCAGTCCCGGCCTCTCTGTGCTCACCTGCAgtgccttctccttctacccaCCTGAGCTGAAGCTGCGCTTCCTGCGGAACGGGCTGGCCATTGGCTCTGGTGAGATAGACATGGGCCCCAACGGCGACGGCTCCTTCTACGCCTGGTCATCACTCACAGTCAAGAGTGGCGACGAGCACCACTACCGCTGCGTGGTGCAGCACTCGGGGCTGGCCCAGCCCCTCACGGTGGAGCTGGGTGAGGTCCTCCTGGGGAACTGTGCTCCCGACTTCTGGTTGTCTTTTCTCCCTCTGCTGCAGCAACCCTTCCTGAGTCTGACTGCTTTCTGCCCCACCGCTGCCAGTTCGTCCAAAGCCTGACAGCCTCTTGTCCTGCGTTGCTTGCCTCCCCACGTCTGAGTGCCttccatcctgctgctgctggcctCGTTGATTCTGGCCACTCGTTAACTGCTATGGGACGTCCTCCCTAAGTCTGACCACCTTCCGTCCTGCTGCTGCTAGTCTTCAGGGAGTCTGACCATTCGTTGTCTGCTGCTGCCAGGCCTCTATGAGTCTGATGTTTTACTGCTCTGTGCCCACCCCTCCTCTCCAAGTTGGAACACCGCCCACTCTGCTACTACAGGTCCCTTGACCAGAGTGATTGAGACGCCTCTTGCTACAGCTGGTTCTTATATCCAACCTGGGGACTTTCTAGATCTAGAACATCCTGGGAGTGGCCTTCCCTTTACCCACGCCCACTCCCCACAACCTGGTGCTGGGATCTCTGGGGTTGGGAGGGACTGCGAACCCCCCGTCCCCTGTCCTGACTCAGATGTGGCGGAGGGTCCCTTAAATATCTCACAACATTGTCTGACTGCAGAATCACCAGCCAGGACCTCGGTGCCAGTGGTGGGGATCGTCATCGGCTTATTCCTCCTCCTGACAGTGGCTGCGGGAGGAGCTCTCCTGTGGAGAAGGATGAGGAACGGGCTGCCAGGTGTGGGACAGGAAGAGGAAGGTGCCTCAGAGAGAGGAGTAGAGACCCCCTCCAAAATAGGGAGATTCATTCCTGCagggacagagggggacagagacccagagagagatgggaagaaagaaaactggaggggAGAAAGAGACTCAGAGGGGGATAGAAATCCATAGAGTAGGACAGAGACTGaaaaagacagacacacacaaacaacacacaccacacacacacacacacacacacgtggggaggggcaggcagagaCCTGGAGGATTTCAAAGTCTCTAATGATCTCCCCTGTCCCTCTTTTCTCAGCTCCTTGGATCTCTTTCCGTGGGGAGGATGTAGGGGCCCTCCTGCCCACTCCCGGCCTGTCCAAGGATGGTGAATCTTAGGATAAAAATGCATTCCCAGCAACTGCCGATCGATCATCCCCCATCCTGGCTGTTACCAGCTAATGTCCTCAGGTCCTTTTCATGCTGTGAGACCTCCGGGAATCCTGGTATTTTTGAGCCTCCGGAAGGAGCCCGATGTCCTCCCTCTGGATTTCTCCTCCTGTGATCTGCCTCAGATCCCCCTCCTGATATATATGGTTCTTTTCCAGCTCCACATATAACATGGGTTTGGGCCCGAATCGTTGTATTCTCATCGTTTCGACTTTTTTAGAGAATTGTGAGGGGGGATAAATGGTATAAGCCTTGGGCTTCAAATCTCTCCTGAGGCTAACTTGTTGCCATGGTGGAATTTGCCAACTTTATATACCAAGTcatgtatttttaatgaataaatttcacaaatatttactggatgTTTGTGCCAGGCATTTTGAGGAATTCTTGGCTGGAGTCTGATCTGACTTCTTGGTGTAGCAGAAGAAATGTTCCCTCCTTGAGGGAAAGGAAAGCCTCCTCTGGCTCCTAGGTTCCCTTCCTAAAACCTGCGGACAAAGGGAAAGAGATAAAAATACATCTCCCGTGAGGCTTTGAAGCTAGAGCAACTGGAGGTGGTCGGGCAGGGCGCCCCGATGCCTGCCGGGAGTTGTAGTTCCCCCGGCCGTGTCATTCCGGAGTTGCCCACTTCGCCGTCACCGGGAAGGGGCGGGGCCGAGCCTCGCGGGGCCGCGCTTTCCTTTGTGGACGTGGCGAGCGGAGCCCTTGGCCCGCCCTACTCTCTTTGACCCCGCCCCGTGAGGCCCTCAAGAGCGCTCATTGGTTGGGGGGCGGGGCCTCTGCACTTCAGGAGGCGGGGCCTGACTGGTGAGCCGCCAAATTGGGCATCTTTTTGGAGAAAGCAGGGTGGAACTTAGAGAGCGAAGTGAAGCTATCTGACCCGGTAAAGGGAGGCGGGGGCGGGTGGCCTGTCCAGGCAGGACGGTTTGGGTCCGCTTGGGTGGAGGATTGGGGACCAGGCTGAAAGCGATGCCCGGGAACCTGCAAGATTTCTCTCTGGCCACGACCCTGCCCTGAACTACGCGTGGGAAGTGCGCCACGTCTCCCGCTTGAATCCTACCCTCTTGGGGGTACTTCTCTGGGACTTCCTCAGAGGATTCGGTCCCCACAGCTGGTTAACCTCTGAGAATCCTTTCCCCCTTCCTGTCCCTTCTTGAGGCCCAAACTTTGCAACCAGCTACCAGCTCTCTGTCCTGTCCTGggtccacccccccccccccgccccaccccgtccCTATCCCTCCCATCCCCTCTCTGTCCTTTCCTCTGTGACCCTGACTCCTAGCCTCTGCCACTCCTCAGGGACTGATGATGTGGCCACcctcacttctgctgctgctgttgctgctcagGCGTGGAGCCCAGGGGAAGCCATCTCCTGACGCCGGCCCTCATGGCCAGGGGAGGGTGCACCACGCGGCCCCCCTGAGCGAAGCCCCTCATGATGACGCTCACGGGAACTTCCAATATGATCATGAAGCTTTTCTGGGACGAGAAGTGGCCAAGGAATTCGACCAACTCACTCCAGAGGAAAGTCAAGCTCGTCTGGGGTAGGAGAGAGATGGAGGGGAAGGAGGATAGTAATTTTCAAGAGGGAGTTTAGGGGAGCCTTCAGTGAGAAGGTGATATTTGAGCCACGTGGGTATATGGGGGAAtaacattcaggcagagggaactctAAGTGCAAAGGCCTTGAGGCAGGAGGGGGAATGATGTGCCTGGTGTATCTGAAAAAGGGAGAGGTGTATGTGACTGGAACCCAGTGAGCAGAGGGAGAAAGTAGGAGGTAGtagcagagagaagagagagatcaGGTTGTGCAGGGCCTTTGGGGCCCCAGTGAGATGAGAGCTATGGAATGGCTCTGAAGGAGGAGGTGCCAACTTCGGTTTTAACAGGATCCCTCTGGTTGCCATGCAGGGAACAGACTATAGGGAGCAAGAAGTAGAGAGCCCATTGAGGAacggactgcagtcttccaggtgGGAGATAAGAGACCAGGGTATCCCGACTCAGGGTGGAGATAGCCGTAGTGGTCAGCTATGCTGACTGGAATGTTGTGCATGGATGGAGTTGGATGAAGTAGGCTAACGCGTTTGTGGTCGCGCTTACTACAATGCCCAGCACCGTTCAAAGGGCTTACCAggcttaactcatttaatcccaaCATCCTCAGTCTGAGGTATGTTCTATTATTTATTCGCATTTTACAGAgggggaaactaaggcacagagaggttatatGACTTGCCTACAGTCACACGGCCAGCAAGAAGAGGCAGCAGGATTTGAATCttaatgtctggctctagagtcCGAGCTCTTAACCACAGCTCGAACCTCTGGGTAGCCGGAGCAGAGCAGAGACAACATAACGCTGGAGGGACGGGTCAGCGACCTAGGCAGGGCCATCTCAAATTGGATTCTGGGGACTGGGTCGAGGGGCTTTGGGATGGAGACAGGAAGAAGGGCTCCGTCAGCGGTCGGGCGAGGACACAGCCCAATGACGGGACGTTACCAGGGATGGGACTTGGGAACCGACAGGCGTGGCCTGAGAGAAGGGGCATGAGGTGGTGGCTTAAAGGGGCTTGACCTGAGACAGGGAGGTGTGCAGGATTAGGCTGGAGCTCGGAGAGGAGTGGGTGAAGGCCGAGCCCGCCGTGTTGGGGGTGACAGTCATAGGGCAAAGCCTGATAACGGCTAGGAAAAACCAGGCGCAAGGGGAGAGTCGCAGCATACCTCGGGACTGCAGGGATATTGGCCTGAGATAGACGCGCGCGGcctgggagggggcggggaagAGGGCGGAGCTAGAGGGGCTAGCGGGCCAGGAGATTGGCGGAGCCAGGGAAGGGGGCGGGGCCAGAGACGGGGAGCGGTCCGGACCGCGTGTTGCCGTGGCAGTTAGAGTTCAGAGTGAATCTTGGGACAAGGAATCTGCGGGCGATGGGCGCGGTGTGACTCCTTGCCCTCCGTCCCCTCCCAGCTCTTTCAAGTGAGAGATGGAACACGCTCAGGGTTGAGAGGTGGGGCCAAAGTGGAGGGTTGGACCTGGATTGTCATGGGTCCTTCCCCCAAGCCGGCGAGTTGTAGAGCAGAGCGCCAGCCACAGGCTTGCTGCATCTCGGCAGAGAGGTTATCGACTCTGGGAGCGGAGCCTGGATTGAGAGGGCGGAGCCCTAAGGTGGGAGTGATCCTGGGATTGACAGACTCTTCCCCCCGGTTTTCCGGCGGGGACAGCATTTTCAGTCCTATATGGGGTTGTGTCTCCAGTGTCTAGAAGAAGGCGGGACCCGGGGTGGGCGGGGTCCGAGACTGACGTGCGCCCGCTCCGGCTCGCAGGCGCATCGTGGACCGCATGGACCGCGCCGGGGACGGGGATGGCTGGGTGTCGCTGGCCGAGCTCCGCTCGTGGATTGCACACACGCAGCAGCGGCACATACGGGACTCAGTGAGTGCGGCCTGGAACACGTACGACACAGACCGCGACGGGCGTGTGGGTTGGGAGGAGCTGCGCAACGCCACCTACGGCCACTATGAGCCGGGTACGCGGCGAGAACCGACCCCTGGTCCCCTCACACACCGTGACCCCGACATTTGTGACACCTTCATCCTGAgaacctcaagacacgttaaacaGATCCCTAACCTTTGACTTCTGACCCTTGACCAGGGACCACCCCCAATCcctgatctctggtttctcattCTGACATCCACTGGGGACctcagtttcttgaccagggacaTCTAACCGCCCGAGCCCTATCAGTCTGACCTTTGACCTCTGACCTCTCATCCTGAGAACCCCAAAGCCATttcctctgcctctgcctctgaaTTCCTGCCTCTCATCACCAGGCCCAAGCCCTCTGCCCCAACACGGCTCTTATCCTCTAGCACCTGAACCCTCACCCCAACCCCACTCCAGACTTCTTCACATACCCTCAGGGGGATCGTTCCACACTCAGAGCTGACCCTGACCTTCCTTTGCTCACAGTCTCCCATGACTCCCCAGGGTCCTCAGGCTCACCCAACCTCAGCCCCACATCAGCCCCACCTCAGCCAACCTTCCACTTTcaattttctgcattttctgtcCCAGCTAAATGGATCTTCTGCAGTTCCCCTTAACTCACCATGCTCTGCAAACCTCTGTACTCTGCACATACCATTTCCTTTGCTGAAAATGCTCTTCCCTTCCTCTGTTCCCAGCAAGCTGAGTCAGTAAACTGCACCAGAGTGTGACTTCAGGGCCCAGAGGGCCAGTGTCAACTCACAGTCCATCCTTCCTGACTGcataaccttgggcaagtgattTCCTCTCTCTGAGAGTCAGTTTTCTTCATAAAGTGAGGACAAACAAAATAACTCACTGTACTCGCTTCTTGGGAGAATGAATTGCAGTTTTGTAGATAAAGAGTTTAGCACATCATCAGGTCTCACTACAAGGTAGCTACTGTTAATTATTATTAATCGGTGGAGGTCTCCCTGCCGTCATTCCCCTGAGTTAGATCCCTCTATCTTAAAGCCCAGTCCACCAAGACCCCTCCTTCCCCAGGTGAAGAATTTCATGATGTGGAGGATGCGGAGACCTACAAGAAGATGCTGGCTCGGGACGAGCGGCGTTTCCGGGTGGCTGACCAGGATGGGGACTCAATGGCCACTCGGGAGGAGCTGACGGCCTTCTTGCACCCCGAGGAGTTCCCTCACATGCGGGACATTGTGATTGCTGTGAGTGGGGCCTGAGGAATACGGCTTTTCTTACCTCCCTTCCCGGAACCTAGGCTTCTGACGCCAAGACTTGCGTCCCAGCATTTACCTTGTGGGCCCCAGTGCCCACCCTCCACTCCCTAGTGTCTAATTACTCCTAATCTggcctctccttttcttttctttttttaatatttatttatttatttggctgcactgggtctttgttgtggcacatgggatctttagttgtgtccTGAAAACTCttggttgtggtatgtgggatcccattccccgaccagggattgaatgcatgtcccctgcattgggagcatggatttttggccactgggccaccagagaagtccctggccTCCCCCTTTCTGTGCTCACATTTGGAATCCAAGCACCCAGGCTACCTTCAGAAAATCACCCCCCTCCATAACTGCCTTAGAGGAGACTGTGTCAAAGCTGAATCCCAGGAAAATTCCAACCCTAGACATGGAGTGTCCACTCTGAGGCCATTTCTGCTTGCCCCCCATCTTCTAttactttatgatttttttttttttttgccaactctGTCTGTATTCTAGAgtgacaggattttttttttctcttctccccccttttttttttccactagacTTTAATCTCTAGAGCCATTTTAGGTTTATAGCAAAGTTGAATGGAAAGTCCAGACATTTCCCCTGTCCCCCTGCCCATGCTAGGGGTAGTTAAATTCTTCCACcttttccacctggtgggggtttcagtatctttaTTACATTAGACACCTCAAAGGATATTGCTCAGAATATTTTTTTAGTACTTATTTTTATGTGttgggctgcgctgggtcttagttgtggcatgcaaactctttttttaaaattaatttattatgtttatgtttggctgtgctggtcttcattgctgtgtagacttttctctagttgcggtgagcagggtctacgtctggttgtggtgagcaggcttctcattgcttctcttgttgtggagcatgggtgtgtgggcttcagttgttggggctcccgggctctagacaggcagattctttaccgatgagccaccagggacaccctcaTGCAAATTCTTgattgtagcatgtgggatctagttccccatccagggatcgaacccaggtcccctgcattgagagtgcagagtcttggcccctcgaccaccagggaagtctctatggctcagaatattatctacagctCTTGAAGAGGAACTTAACGACCAAACTCCTATTATTTTGTCCTGTTTGACtgctttcctctgtttctgcattttctcagccCCGATGCCTCTTTCTCCCCAGGAAACCCTGGAGGATCTGGACAGAAACAAAGACGGCTACGTGCAAGTCGAGGAGTACATCGGTGAGTGGGCCCAACTCTCCCCCTGAGGACGCCTGTCCTCTCCCCAGCCACGGGTAGCAGCTGATACGTATCAGCCGTTAGAACAAAGACCCTCTGGAGTGGAGGCTGCCTGAATCCATTCACCCAAACACTCACGGAGCATCAGCTGTGGGTCAGGCCTGGGGGCCCTTTTACCGATGATGTATACTTGCTGGGTTtgggcacatttttttttaattatgtatttttctatttatttttggcggtgctgggtcttcgtggctgtgtagacttttctctagttgcggagagcgtgggggctactctctagctgtggtgcatgagcttcctattgcggtggcttctcttattatcgagcacaggctgtagggcgtGGGGGCTTCACTAGCTGCG
This genomic interval carries:
- the RCN3 gene encoding reticulocalbin-3 isoform X1, whose translation is MMWPPSLLLLLLLLRRGAQGKPSPDAGPHGQGRVHHAAPLSEAPHDDAHGNFQYDHEAFLGREVAKEFDQLTPEESQARLGRIVDRMDRAGDGDGWVSLAELRSWIAHTQQRHIRDSVSAAWNTYDTDRDGRVGWEELRNATYGHYEPGEEFHDVEDAETYKKMLARDERRFRVADQDGDSMATREELTAFLHPEEFPHMRDIVIAETLEDLDRNKDGYVQVEEYIADLYTAEPGEEEPAWVQTEREQFRDFRDLNKDGKLDGSEVGHWVLPPAQDQPLVEANHLLHESDTDKVRGRGRLQDGRLSKAEILGNWNMFVGSQATNYGEDLTRHHDEL
- the RCN3 gene encoding reticulocalbin-3 isoform X3; amino-acid sequence: MMWPPSLLLLLLLLRRGAQGKPSPDAGPHGQGRVHHAAPLSEAPHDDAHGNFQYDHEAFLGREVAKEFDQLTPEESQARLGRIVDRMDRAGDGDGWVSLAELRSWIAHTQQRHIRDSVSAAWNTYDTDRDGRVGWEELRNATYGHYEPGEEFHDVEDAETYKKMLARDERRFRVADQDGDSMATREELTAFLHPEEFPHMRDIVIAETLEDLDRNKDGYVQVEEYIADLYTAEPGEEEPAWVQTEREQFRDFRDLNKDGKLDGSEDGRLSKAEILGNWNMFVGSQATNYGEDLTRHHDEL
- the RCN3 gene encoding reticulocalbin-3 isoform X2, which encodes MMWPPSLLLLLLLLRRGAQGKPSPDAGPHGQGRVHHAAPLSEAPHDDAHGNFQYDHEAFLGREVAKEFDQLTPEESQARLGRIVDRMDRAGDGDGWVSLAELRSWIAHTQQRHIRDSVSAAWNTYDTDRDGRVGWEELRNATYGHYEPGEEFHDVEDAETYKKMLARDERRFRVADQDGDSMATREELTAFLHPEEFPHMRDIVIAETLEDLDRNKDGYVQVEEYIADLYTAEPGEEEPAWVQTEREQFRDFRDLNKDGKLDGSEVGHWVLPPAQDQPLVEANHLLHESDTDKDGRLSKAEILGNWNMFVGSQATNYGEDLTRHHDEL